The proteins below come from a single Chryseobacterium sp. MA9 genomic window:
- a CDS encoding NAD(P)/FAD-dependent oxidoreductase, with protein sequence MKKHILIVGGGFAGINLIKSLKNDKRFRITLVDKNNYHFFPPLIYQVATSFIEASNISYPFRKLFSNDKHVKFHMGSLLKVNPENKTIETDTGNLNYDYLVLALGTESNFFGMENVKKCALPMKNIEEALYLRNHILLTLEKAARNKDIKEAEKLQNIVIAGGGPTGVELAGMLAEMGHYIAQKEYPEIKMGLSNLYLIDALPTLLSPMSRLAQETAYEKLKELGVKILLNISVKDYTDNKVILSDGNSIETETLIWTSGVIGKEIPGLPEESVGKGRRVLVDAYNKVEGTTNIYALGDLSLMLAEEKYPNGHPQLAQVAIQQGKNLAANFKRIEDGKVLEQFRYNDKGSMAIISKYNAVVDLPKHSFQGFTAWLTWLFIHIIPLVSFKNKIQLAVDWFRLFITNNPSIRLILFPKK encoded by the coding sequence ATGAAAAAGCATATTCTAATCGTAGGAGGAGGATTTGCGGGCATCAATCTTATCAAATCTCTCAAAAATGATAAAAGGTTCAGAATAACTCTGGTTGATAAAAACAATTATCATTTTTTCCCGCCACTCATCTATCAGGTTGCTACTTCCTTTATAGAAGCTTCCAATATCAGCTATCCTTTCAGAAAACTGTTCTCAAACGATAAACATGTGAAATTTCATATGGGGAGCCTGCTGAAAGTAAATCCTGAAAATAAAACAATAGAAACTGATACAGGAAACCTGAACTATGATTATCTGGTACTGGCTTTAGGAACAGAGTCTAATTTCTTTGGAATGGAGAATGTAAAGAAATGTGCTCTGCCCATGAAAAATATAGAAGAGGCTCTTTATCTGAGAAATCATATTCTGCTGACCCTGGAAAAAGCTGCCCGGAATAAAGACATTAAAGAAGCCGAAAAACTTCAGAATATTGTTATTGCCGGAGGTGGTCCTACAGGAGTTGAACTGGCAGGGATGCTGGCCGAAATGGGACACTACATTGCACAGAAAGAATATCCTGAAATAAAAATGGGGCTATCTAACCTTTATCTAATTGATGCCCTGCCTACTTTACTTTCACCGATGAGCCGACTGGCTCAGGAAACGGCCTATGAAAAACTGAAAGAATTAGGCGTTAAAATTCTGCTGAACATTTCTGTAAAAGATTATACAGACAATAAAGTCATACTAAGTGACGGAAACTCTATTGAGACAGAAACCCTGATCTGGACTTCCGGGGTGATAGGAAAAGAAATCCCGGGATTGCCGGAAGAAAGTGTTGGAAAAGGAAGACGGGTTTTAGTGGATGCCTATAATAAAGTAGAAGGTACTACCAATATCTATGCACTGGGAGACCTTTCTTTAATGCTGGCTGAAGAAAAATACCCGAATGGTCATCCTCAGCTCGCCCAGGTTGCCATCCAGCAGGGTAAAAATCTTGCTGCCAATTTTAAACGGATTGAAGACGGAAAAGTTCTGGAACAATTCCGGTACAATGATAAAGGCAGTATGGCTATTATTTCAAAATACAATGCTGTGGTAGATCTTCCAAAGCATTCATTTCAAGGATTTACAGCATGGCTCACCTGGCTTTTCATTCACATTATTCCTCTGGTAAGTTTCAAAAATAAAATTCAGCTGGCAGTAGATTGGTTCCGCCTGTTTATTACCAATAATCCATCCATCAGGCTTATTCTCTTTCCGAAAAAATAG
- a CDS encoding response regulator transcription factor, with protein sequence MKILIVEDEAALTQSISEYLSGENYLCETASTFSEAMDKIETFDYDCILLDIMLPDGNGLKILEALKKQQKQDGVIIISAKNALDDKIEGLKLGADDYLTKPFHLSELMARVYSIIRRKQFSSSNVVKQNELQIDLLAKTVAVNDEVISLTKKEFDLLIYFIGNRNKVISKSTLAEHLSGDLADMLDNHDFVYAHVKNLKKKLYDAGCGHYLKTVYGTGYKWES encoded by the coding sequence ATGAAAATCCTAATCGTTGAAGACGAAGCAGCGCTTACCCAAAGTATTTCCGAATATCTGTCCGGAGAAAACTATCTCTGTGAAACGGCCAGTACATTCAGTGAAGCAATGGACAAAATAGAGACATTTGACTATGACTGCATTTTACTTGACATTATGCTTCCAGACGGCAATGGTCTTAAAATTTTAGAAGCATTAAAAAAACAGCAGAAACAGGACGGTGTTATCATTATTTCTGCCAAGAATGCCCTGGACGATAAAATTGAAGGTTTGAAGCTGGGTGCTGATGATTATCTCACTAAGCCTTTTCACCTTTCTGAACTGATGGCAAGGGTATATTCTATCATCCGGCGGAAACAGTTCAGCAGTTCCAATGTAGTAAAACAGAATGAACTTCAGATTGATCTGCTGGCTAAAACAGTTGCTGTAAACGATGAAGTCATTTCATTAACTAAAAAGGAATTTGATCTCTTAATTTATTTTATCGGGAATAGAAATAAGGTCATCTCCAAAAGTACACTGGCAGAACACCTTTCCGGAGACCTTGCAGATATGCTTGACAATCATGATTTTGTATACGCTCATGTGAAAAACCTTAAGAAAAAACTGTATGACGCCGGATGCGGACATTATCTGAAAACAGTGTACGGAACGGGATATAAGTGGGAAAGCTAG
- a CDS encoding HAMP domain-containing sensor histidine kinase encodes MKPLLTKTTKPFLIYVLIVLMISIPVYYFVVDTIWKSELDEHNQIIVEKTAYEFNQLQLSEEALDKSLELWNHIQPETNIERISPNQVKRDSVYTYEKHLPFISEQKKERYRCLEKVIYIHNKPYLFTIQTNIEESHETIAVIAMITIFFFVVIVLGLLYLNRRLSSSIWKPFRSTLDQLKTFNLNSQNTIKFPVSDTAEFEELNQSLYKLMERNISTYKTQKEFTENASHELQTPLAIIKNKLDLLLQDQNLTEKQYRIAEDMNKALTRSSRINKNLLLLAKIDNNQFDSSEIIFFDRLLQQSIDTLGEHIEQKNISIHEDVSSGVKVRGNSILTEILINNLIINAIRHTSPGGSISIQLADSSFEVSNSGAERLNTDLLFKRFSKLSTDNSGSGLGLAIIHEICRFHHWTISYRFENSHHIFTVKL; translated from the coding sequence GTGAAGCCTCTACTTACCAAAACCACGAAACCCTTTCTTATCTACGTACTTATTGTGCTGATGATAAGTATTCCTGTGTATTATTTTGTGGTAGATACGATCTGGAAAAGCGAACTGGATGAGCACAATCAGATTATTGTAGAGAAAACAGCTTATGAATTTAACCAATTACAACTGTCAGAAGAAGCACTAGACAAAAGTCTTGAATTATGGAATCACATTCAGCCTGAAACCAATATTGAACGAATTTCTCCCAATCAGGTAAAGAGGGACAGTGTTTACACTTATGAAAAACACCTTCCTTTTATTTCGGAACAAAAAAAGGAACGTTACAGATGTCTTGAAAAAGTAATTTATATTCACAACAAGCCTTATCTGTTCACCATACAGACAAATATTGAGGAATCTCACGAAACAATAGCAGTAATTGCGATGATCACCATATTCTTCTTTGTGGTGATTGTTCTCGGGCTTTTGTATCTTAACAGAAGGCTTTCTTCATCTATCTGGAAACCGTTCAGGAGTACATTGGATCAACTGAAAACTTTCAATCTTAACAGTCAGAATACAATAAAATTTCCGGTTTCTGATACTGCTGAATTTGAAGAACTTAATCAGTCTCTTTATAAGCTGATGGAACGTAATATTTCTACCTATAAAACTCAGAAAGAGTTTACTGAAAATGCTTCTCACGAATTACAGACTCCGCTCGCTATTATTAAAAATAAGCTGGATCTTTTACTTCAGGATCAGAATCTTACTGAAAAGCAGTACAGAATTGCTGAAGATATGAACAAAGCACTTACAAGAAGCTCGCGCATCAATAAAAACCTTTTGCTGCTTGCTAAAATTGATAATAACCAATTTGACAGTTCGGAGATTATTTTCTTTGATCGTCTGCTTCAACAAAGTATTGATACTCTCGGGGAACATATTGAACAAAAAAATATTTCCATTCATGAAGATGTCTCAAGTGGTGTAAAGGTGAGAGGAAACAGTATTCTGACAGAAATACTGATCAATAATCTCATCATCAATGCAATCCGTCATACTTCTCCAGGAGGTTCTATCTCTATACAACTGGCAGATTCTTCTTTTGAGGTTTCCAATTCGGGTGCTGAAAGGCTGAATACGGATTTGCTTTTCAAAAGATTTTCAAAACTTTCAACAGATAACAGCGGAAGCGGGCTGGGGCTCGCTATCATCCATGAAATCTGCAGATTTCATCATTGGACCATCAGCTACAGGTTTGAAAATAGTCATCATATCTTCACTGTTAAATTATAG